Proteins encoded by one window of Pseudomonas sp. PSKL.D1:
- the nhaA gene encoding Na+/H+ antiporter NhaA: MQHKELPRAQRIAQRAFANIERFLHIEAVSGIVLLIAAIAALIWANSPAAASYDALWHTPVTLGVGSFVFSQSLHFWINDGLMTIFFLVVGMEIRREIHDGALSSLRQATLPMAAALGGVAVPALIYLAFNHSPPEQQGWAVPTATDIAFAVGVLALLGKSIPSNVRVFLLALAIIDDIIAVLIIAFFYSGGLDYSGLGVAAIGLLMVVGLQKIGVGSAWAYVIPGAITWVGMLMTGAHPTLAGVVLGLMTPVMSMPMRDRPVDAISRFTNELLGDVDASGNKVTGQLKQLRLAQRELLPPVVRVQGTLHPWVAYGIMPLFALANAGVGLSGVDLSAAGPHWVMMAVVAALVVGKPLGIVTVSWLMVKLGWCALPAGVTWRGIMLIGLLAGIGFTMSIFIANLAFTDVGVLGAAKLGVLTGSVCAAVLGVSWGVWCMRRNSPAVRAEA, from the coding sequence ATGCAACACAAAGAACTGCCTCGTGCCCAGCGAATCGCCCAGCGTGCATTCGCCAATATCGAACGTTTTCTGCACATCGAAGCCGTCAGTGGCATCGTGCTGCTGATCGCCGCCATCGCTGCCCTGATCTGGGCCAACTCGCCTGCTGCCGCCAGTTACGATGCCCTGTGGCATACACCGGTGACGCTGGGTGTTGGCTCATTCGTGTTCTCCCAATCGCTGCACTTCTGGATCAACGATGGCCTGATGACCATCTTCTTCCTGGTGGTGGGCATGGAAATCCGCCGGGAAATCCATGATGGCGCGTTGTCCAGCCTGCGCCAGGCTACCTTGCCGATGGCCGCGGCACTGGGCGGCGTGGCCGTGCCGGCCCTGATTTACCTGGCATTCAACCACTCCCCGCCCGAGCAACAGGGCTGGGCCGTGCCAACAGCCACCGACATCGCCTTTGCGGTGGGCGTGCTGGCGCTGCTGGGCAAGTCCATCCCTTCCAATGTGCGGGTGTTCCTGCTGGCCCTGGCGATCATCGATGACATCATCGCCGTGCTGATCATTGCCTTCTTCTATTCCGGCGGCCTGGACTACAGCGGCCTGGGCGTGGCTGCCATCGGCCTGCTGATGGTGGTTGGCCTGCAGAAGATTGGTGTGGGTTCGGCGTGGGCGTATGTGATCCCGGGCGCCATTACCTGGGTCGGCATGCTGATGACCGGTGCTCACCCGACACTGGCCGGTGTGGTGCTTGGCCTGATGACCCCGGTCATGTCGATGCCGATGCGCGACCGCCCGGTAGACGCCATTTCGCGGTTTACCAACGAGCTGCTTGGCGATGTGGATGCCTCCGGTAACAAGGTGACCGGCCAGCTGAAGCAATTGCGCCTGGCCCAGCGTGAACTGCTGCCACCGGTGGTGCGGGTGCAGGGTACGCTGCACCCGTGGGTGGCCTACGGGATCATGCCGCTGTTCGCGCTGGCCAATGCCGGTGTGGGGTTGTCGGGTGTTGACTTGAGTGCTGCGGGCCCGCACTGGGTGATGATGGCGGTTGTGGCGGCTTTGGTGGTCGGCAAACCGTTGGGTATCGTCACGGTCAGCTGGCTGATGGTGAAGTTGGGCTGGTGTGCGCTGCCGGCGGGCGTCACGTGGCGGGGCATCATGCTGATCGGTTTGCTGGCCGGTATCGGCTTTACCATGTCGATCTTCATCGCCAACCTGGCGTTCACGGATGTGGGCGTGCTGGGAGCGGCGAAGCTGGGTGTGCTGACCGGTTCGGTGTGTGCGGCGGTGCTCGGGGTGTCCTGGGGCGTGTGGTGCATGCGTCGCAACAGCCCGGCGGTGCGGGCTGAGGCTTGA
- a CDS encoding 8-oxoguanine deaminase, with protein sequence MPKTLLVKNAELLVTMDGERREIKRGGLFIEDNIIKQVGPSDELPQTADEVLDMAGKVVIPGLVNTHHHMYQSLTRVVPAAQDGELFNWLTNLYPIWARLTPEMISVSTQTAMAELILSGCTTSSDHLYIYPNGCKLDDSIHAAGEIGMRFHAARGSMSVGRSQGGLPPDSVVEKESDILKESQRLIEDYHDASHGSMLRVVVAPCSPFSVSRDLMRDAAVLAREYGVSLHTHLAENVNDIAYSREKFGMTPAEYAEDLGWVGHDVWHAHCVQLDQHGIELFARTGTGVAHCPCSNMRLASGIAPIRKMRDHGVPVGLGVDGSASNDGASMIGEVRQALLLQRVGFGPDAMTAREALEIATLGGAKVLNRNDIGALAPGMAADFVAFNLNHVAYAGALHDPLAALVFCTPTHVDTSVINGRVVVKDGRITTVDLPRVLERHNQLAYQLVSGE encoded by the coding sequence ATGCCCAAGACTCTACTGGTTAAAAACGCCGAACTGCTGGTAACCATGGACGGCGAGCGCCGTGAAATAAAACGTGGCGGCCTGTTCATCGAAGACAACATCATCAAGCAAGTCGGCCCCAGCGACGAACTGCCGCAAACCGCCGACGAAGTCCTCGACATGGCCGGCAAGGTGGTCATCCCCGGCCTGGTCAACACCCACCACCACATGTACCAGAGCCTCACCCGCGTGGTGCCGGCCGCCCAGGACGGCGAACTGTTCAACTGGCTCACCAACCTGTACCCGATCTGGGCGCGGCTGACGCCTGAAATGATCTCGGTGTCCACCCAGACCGCCATGGCCGAGCTGATTTTGTCGGGCTGCACCACCTCAAGCGACCACCTGTACATCTACCCCAACGGCTGCAAGCTCGACGACAGCATCCACGCAGCCGGCGAAATCGGCATGCGCTTCCACGCCGCGCGCGGCAGCATGAGCGTGGGCCGCAGCCAGGGTGGCCTGCCGCCCGACTCGGTGGTGGAAAAGGAAAGCGACATCCTCAAGGAATCCCAACGCCTGATCGAGGACTACCACGACGCCAGCCACGGCTCGATGCTGCGTGTGGTGGTGGCACCCTGCTCGCCGTTCTCGGTCAGCCGCGACCTGATGCGCGACGCCGCCGTGCTGGCCCGTGAGTACGGCGTGTCGCTGCACACCCACCTGGCCGAAAACGTCAACGACATCGCCTACAGCCGGGAAAAATTCGGCATGACCCCCGCCGAATACGCCGAAGACCTGGGCTGGGTCGGCCATGATGTGTGGCATGCCCACTGCGTGCAGCTGGACCAGCACGGCATCGAGCTGTTCGCCCGCACCGGCACCGGCGTGGCCCACTGCCCATGCTCGAACATGCGCCTGGCCTCGGGCATCGCGCCCATCCGCAAGATGCGCGACCACGGCGTGCCGGTAGGCCTGGGCGTGGACGGTTCGGCCTCCAACGACGGCGCCAGCATGATCGGCGAAGTGCGCCAGGCCCTGCTGCTGCAGCGCGTCGGCTTTGGCCCCGATGCCATGACGGCCCGTGAAGCGCTGGAAATCGCCACTCTGGGCGGTGCCAAGGTGCTCAACCGCAACGACATTGGCGCCCTCGCCCCAGGCATGGCCGCCGACTTCGTGGCCTTCAACCTCAACCATGTAGCCTATGCCGGTGCCCTGCACGACCCGCTGGCGGCGCTGGTGTTCTGTACCCCCACCCACGTTGACACCAGCGTGATCAACGGCCGCGTGGTGGTGAAGGATGGCCGTATCACCACGGTCGACCTGCCCCGCGTGCTGGAGCGCCACAACCAGCTGGCTTACCAGCTGGTCAGCGGCGAGTAA
- a CDS encoding pirin family protein, which yields MLTIRNAQDRGLAFHGWLKSFHTFSFGHYRNPDEQGFSDLLVINDDRVIAGKGFGEHPHRDMEIFSYVLEGALEHKDSLGTGSVIRPGDVQLMSAGHGVAHSEFNHSRAQPVHFLQIWIVPNVKGAAPRYQQQHFSAEDKRGKLRLIISPDGAEGSLQVRQNARVYAGLFDGGEQATLTLPENRHAYVHVARGSIELNGQRLVEGDGVRIRQEQVLQLANGEDAEVLVFDLRPHELPGMP from the coding sequence ATGCTCACCATCCGCAACGCCCAAGACCGCGGCCTGGCCTTCCACGGCTGGCTGAAATCCTTCCACACCTTCTCGTTCGGCCACTATCGCAACCCCGACGAGCAGGGCTTTTCCGACTTGCTGGTGATCAACGATGACCGCGTCATCGCCGGTAAAGGCTTTGGCGAACACCCGCACCGCGACATGGAGATTTTCTCCTACGTGCTCGAAGGCGCCCTGGAGCACAAGGACTCCCTCGGCACCGGCTCGGTCATCCGCCCTGGCGATGTGCAATTGATGAGCGCTGGCCATGGCGTGGCGCACAGCGAGTTCAACCACAGCCGGGCGCAACCGGTGCACTTTCTGCAAATCTGGATCGTGCCGAATGTCAAAGGCGCGGCTCCGCGCTACCAGCAGCAACACTTCAGCGCCGAAGACAAGCGCGGCAAGCTGCGGTTGATCATCTCCCCCGACGGGGCAGAAGGTTCGTTGCAGGTACGGCAGAACGCCCGGGTCTACGCCGGGTTGTTCGACGGCGGTGAACAGGCAACCCTGACCCTCCCGGAAAACCGCCATGCCTATGTGCATGTGGCCCGCGGCAGCATTGAGCTGAACGGGCAGCGCCTGGTGGAAGGCGATGGCGTGCGGATACGCCAGGAGCAAGTGCTGCAACTGGCCAATGGCGAAGACGCCGAAGTGCTGGTGTTCGACCTGCGGCCACATGAGCTGCCCGGCATGCCATGA
- a CDS encoding MFS transporter, whose translation MPRFPHASIGDKVRGAFAVGKTRWGMLALVFFATTINYIDRAALGIMQPVLAEELGWTAMDYANINFWFQVGYAIGFLVQGRLIDSVGVKRAFFVAVLLWSLATGAHGLATSAAGFMVCRFILGLTEAANYPACVKTTRLWFPAGERAIATGLFNAGTNVGAMVTPALLPLILTVWGWQAAFIAMGCLGLVWVVLWGLKYFNPEDHPSVRQSELAYIQQDAEPESGRLPFSHILRRRGTWAFAVAFAITAPVFWFYLYWLPPFLNQQYNLGISVTQMGIPLMLIWLTADFGSIGGGILSSWLIGRGMPAIRARLVSMLLFACTIISVVFAAHASGLWMAVLAIAVAVGAHQAWTANIWSLVMDYTPKHLISTVFGFGSMCAAIGGMFMTQIVGAVLTATQNNYAVLFTLIPTMYFIALVWLYFMAPRKLEAS comes from the coding sequence ATGCCCCGTTTTCCCCATGCCTCGATCGGCGACAAAGTCCGCGGCGCCTTCGCCGTCGGTAAAACCCGATGGGGCATGCTTGCCCTGGTGTTCTTCGCCACCACGATCAACTACATCGACCGCGCCGCCCTTGGCATCATGCAGCCCGTCCTCGCCGAGGAACTGGGCTGGACAGCGATGGACTACGCCAACATCAACTTCTGGTTCCAGGTGGGTTATGCCATCGGTTTCCTGGTGCAGGGCCGGTTGATCGACAGCGTTGGCGTCAAGCGCGCCTTCTTCGTTGCCGTGTTGCTGTGGAGCCTGGCCACCGGCGCCCACGGCCTGGCCACCTCGGCGGCCGGGTTCATGGTTTGCCGGTTCATCCTCGGCCTGACCGAAGCGGCCAACTACCCCGCCTGCGTGAAAACCACCCGGTTGTGGTTCCCGGCCGGCGAACGCGCCATTGCCACCGGCCTGTTCAATGCCGGCACCAACGTGGGAGCCATGGTCACCCCTGCGCTGTTGCCGCTGATTCTGACTGTATGGGGCTGGCAAGCGGCCTTCATCGCCATGGGTTGCCTGGGCCTGGTGTGGGTGGTGCTGTGGGGGTTGAAGTACTTCAACCCGGAAGACCACCCGAGCGTGCGCCAAAGCGAACTGGCCTACATCCAGCAGGATGCCGAACCGGAAAGCGGCCGCCTGCCGTTCAGCCACATCCTGCGCCGGCGTGGCACCTGGGCCTTTGCCGTGGCCTTCGCGATCACCGCGCCGGTGTTCTGGTTCTACCTGTACTGGCTGCCGCCGTTCCTGAACCAGCAGTACAACCTGGGCATCAGCGTTACCCAGATGGGCATCCCGCTGATGCTCATCTGGCTGACGGCGGATTTCGGCAGCATCGGCGGTGGCATCCTGTCCTCCTGGCTGATCGGTCGGGGCATGCCGGCCATTCGTGCGCGTCTGGTGTCGATGCTGCTGTTTGCCTGCACCATCATCAGCGTGGTGTTTGCCGCCCACGCCAGCGGCCTGTGGATGGCGGTGCTGGCCATCGCCGTGGCGGTGGGGGCACACCAGGCCTGGACCGCGAACATCTGGAGCCTGGTGATGGACTACACGCCCAAGCACCTGATCAGCACGGTGTTCGGCTTCGGCAGCATGTGCGCGGCCATTGGCGGGATGTTCATGACCCAGATCGTCGGGGCCGTTCTCACCGCCACGCAAAACAACTATGCGGTGCTGTTCACCCTGATCCCGACGATGTATTTCATTGCGCTGGTGTGGCTGTACTTCATGGCGCCGCGCAAGCTGGAAGCTTCCTGA
- a CDS encoding nucleobase:cation symporter-2 family protein: MISPASPRPEDENLGVGANVAYGLQHVLTMYGGIVAVPLIIGQAAGLAPADVGLLIAASLFAGGLATLLQTLGIPFFGCQLPLVQGVSFAGVATMIAIIGGNGEGGLPVVFGAVIAASLIGLVITPLFSRITKFFPPLVTGIVITTIGLTLMPVTARWAMGGNSQAPDFGSTANIALAAFTLATVLLLSKLGNASISRLSILLAMVIGTLVAVAFGMADFSQVFEGPLVAMPAVLHFGMPQFQVAAILSMLIVIVVTMVETSADILAVGEIIGTKVCSKRLGNGLRADMISSALAPVFGSFTQSAFAQNVGLVAVTGVKSRYVVATTGLILVTLGLLPVMGRLIAAVPTAVLGGAGVVLFGTVAASGIRTLAQVDYRNNMNLIIVATSIGFGMIPIAAPGFYHHFPAWFETIFHSGISSAAIMAILLNLLFNHLRAGNSDQQSVFVAASERTLRYRDIAGLNDGDVFRDGKLFDCDGNEVPILEGDAEHGAPRRSQEVEHAH, translated from the coding sequence ATGATTTCTCCCGCTTCACCTCGTCCCGAAGACGAAAACCTCGGCGTCGGCGCCAACGTGGCCTATGGGCTGCAACATGTGCTGACGATGTATGGCGGCATCGTCGCCGTGCCGCTGATCATCGGCCAGGCGGCAGGCCTGGCCCCGGCTGACGTCGGCCTGCTGATCGCCGCGTCCCTGTTTGCCGGTGGCCTGGCCACGCTGCTGCAAACCCTCGGCATCCCCTTCTTTGGTTGCCAGTTGCCCTTGGTGCAAGGCGTGTCCTTCGCCGGCGTGGCCACCATGATCGCCATCATCGGCGGCAATGGTGAAGGTGGCCTGCCCGTAGTGTTCGGCGCGGTGATCGCCGCCTCCCTGATCGGCCTGGTGATCACGCCACTGTTCTCACGCATCACGAAGTTTTTCCCGCCGCTGGTAACGGGCATTGTCATCACCACCATCGGCCTCACATTGATGCCCGTCACCGCGCGCTGGGCGATGGGTGGCAACAGCCAGGCGCCGGACTTTGGCAGTACCGCCAACATTGCATTGGCAGCCTTCACCCTGGCCACCGTGCTGCTGTTGAGCAAGCTCGGCAACGCCAGCATTTCACGCCTGTCGATTCTGCTGGCAATGGTCATCGGTACCCTGGTGGCCGTGGCCTTCGGCATGGCCGATTTCTCCCAGGTGTTCGAAGGGCCACTGGTGGCGATGCCCGCCGTGCTGCACTTTGGCATGCCGCAGTTCCAGGTAGCCGCGATCCTGTCGATGCTGATCGTGATCGTGGTGACCATGGTCGAGACGTCTGCCGACATTCTGGCCGTGGGTGAGATCATCGGCACCAAGGTGTGCTCCAAACGCCTGGGCAACGGCCTGCGGGCCGACATGATCTCCAGCGCCCTGGCGCCGGTGTTCGGCTCCTTTACCCAAAGCGCCTTTGCCCAGAACGTTGGCCTGGTGGCCGTCACCGGGGTGAAAAGCCGTTATGTGGTGGCCACCACCGGCCTGATTCTGGTGACACTTGGCCTGCTGCCGGTCATGGGCCGCCTGATTGCCGCCGTGCCCACCGCCGTGCTGGGCGGCGCTGGCGTGGTGCTGTTCGGCACCGTTGCCGCCAGTGGCATCCGCACCCTGGCTCAGGTGGACTACCGCAACAACATGAACCTGATCATCGTCGCCACTTCGATCGGCTTCGGCATGATCCCGATTGCCGCGCCGGGCTTCTATCACCACTTCCCGGCTTGGTTCGAAACCATTTTCCACTCGGGCATCAGCTCGGCGGCGATCATGGCGATCTTGCTCAACCTGTTGTTCAACCACCTGCGCGCTGGCAACTCCGACCAGCAGTCGGTGTTCGTCGCGGCCAGCGAGCGCACCCTGCGTTACCGGGACATTGCCGGGCTAAACGACGGGGATGTGTTCCGTGATGGCAAGCTGTTCGATTGCGACGGCAACGAGGTGCCGATTCTGGAGGGCGATGCGGAGCATGGAGCGCCGCGTCGCAGCCAAGAGGTTGAACACGCCCACTAA
- a CDS encoding FecR domain-containing protein, producing MATPSNDARVAVRAAAQWLALLESGKACAADHQRLEQWRASSSLHESAWQQAQSLRQRFAQLPGELAMATLDRPDQGRRALLKQALGVAALLPTAWILGRQLPLDAWTADMHTAVGERRQLTLSDGIALQLNTDTAVNLDLPARQLKLVAGEVSLTVPVGVSLAVQLPVGRVNVTGAQVCVRLLDAACQLVVINGVASFQPLQGPAIALQAGRQATLHAGGFAGVSPLDDMLLGWRDGVLRLDDRPLGDLLRELRRYRPGVLRWAPELEALRVTGTFRLDDTDRALQLLAASLPVAVHTRTRYWVTLAARENRA from the coding sequence ATGGCAACCCCATCCAACGACGCCCGGGTGGCGGTGCGTGCGGCTGCTCAGTGGCTGGCGCTGCTGGAGTCTGGCAAGGCGTGTGCGGCTGACCACCAACGGCTGGAGCAGTGGCGCGCCAGCAGCAGCCTGCACGAGAGCGCCTGGCAACAGGCCCAATCGCTGCGCCAGCGCTTTGCGCAACTCCCCGGCGAATTGGCGATGGCCACCCTGGACCGCCCGGACCAAGGCCGGCGCGCCCTGTTGAAACAGGCACTGGGCGTGGCGGCATTGCTGCCGACTGCCTGGATACTTGGGCGCCAGCTACCGCTCGATGCCTGGACGGCCGACATGCACACGGCAGTCGGTGAGCGCAGGCAACTTACCTTGAGCGACGGCATTGCCTTGCAGTTGAACACCGACACTGCCGTCAACCTCGACCTGCCGGCGCGGCAATTGAAACTGGTGGCCGGTGAGGTTTCGCTCACCGTGCCTGTTGGCGTGAGCCTGGCCGTGCAGCTACCGGTCGGGCGGGTGAACGTGACAGGCGCCCAGGTGTGTGTGCGCCTGCTCGACGCTGCCTGCCAGCTTGTGGTGATCAACGGCGTGGCGAGCTTCCAGCCACTGCAGGGGCCCGCAATTGCGTTGCAGGCCGGGAGGCAGGCTACCCTGCACGCAGGTGGCTTCGCAGGTGTCAGCCCACTGGACGATATGTTGCTCGGCTGGCGTGACGGCGTGCTCAGGCTGGACGACCGCCCCTTGGGCGACCTGCTGCGAGAACTGCGCCGTTACCGCCCTGGCGTGCTGCGTTGGGCGCCCGAGCTGGAAGCGTTACGCGTCACCGGCACCTTCCGCCTGGACGATACCGACCGGGCGTTGCAGTTGCTGGCAGCCAGCCTGCCAGTGGCGGTGCACACGCGCACCCGTTACTGGGTGACGCTGGCCGCGCGAGAAAATCGTGCCTGA
- a CDS encoding LysR family transcriptional regulator, with the protein MNPYEDMSIFSQVIESGSFTAAADRLGMSKQSVSRRLMQLEARLGVRLLNRSTRRLDATPLGQQYYQSALRLLGEMQQVEHDISGQAQALRGTLRLSAPLSFAMAHLGCLLTEFLQLHPQVDVEVDLSDRAVDLIGEGYDLALRIGALEDSSLIARRIASVERVYCASPGYLEARGVPNRPDALANHDCLPYGHSRQVQWQFNQAGKVQSIAVTGRMRANNGELLRDAAIAGMGVTYLPTFIVGQALADGRLMSVLEGWTPPALQLSAVYPQHRQVARPVQGFVDFLKTRLMQL; encoded by the coding sequence ATGAATCCGTACGAAGATATGAGTATTTTTTCCCAGGTGATTGAGTCGGGAAGCTTTACCGCTGCAGCCGACCGCCTGGGCATGTCCAAGCAGTCGGTCAGCCGTCGCCTGATGCAGTTGGAGGCGCGTTTGGGTGTGCGTTTGCTCAACCGCTCCACCCGGCGCCTGGACGCCACGCCGCTGGGCCAGCAGTACTACCAGTCGGCGCTACGCCTGCTGGGCGAAATGCAGCAGGTGGAGCACGACATCAGCGGCCAGGCTCAGGCCTTGCGCGGCACATTGAGGCTGAGCGCACCCCTGTCGTTCGCCATGGCCCACCTGGGTTGCCTGCTGACCGAGTTCCTGCAGTTGCACCCACAAGTGGATGTGGAAGTGGACCTCAGCGACCGCGCCGTGGACCTGATCGGCGAAGGCTATGACCTGGCCTTGCGCATCGGGGCTCTGGAGGACTCCAGCCTGATTGCACGGCGCATTGCCAGTGTCGAACGGGTGTACTGTGCCAGCCCCGGTTATCTTGAGGCGCGCGGCGTGCCCAACCGGCCCGACGCCTTGGCCAATCACGATTGCCTGCCTTATGGGCATTCACGGCAGGTGCAATGGCAATTCAATCAGGCTGGCAAAGTACAGAGCATCGCGGTTACCGGCCGTATGCGGGCGAACAATGGCGAGCTGCTGAGGGATGCAGCCATTGCTGGCATGGGGGTGACCTACCTGCCGACATTCATCGTCGGGCAGGCACTGGCGGATGGTCGCTTGATGAGTGTGCTGGAAGGCTGGACACCACCGGCGTTGCAGTTGTCGGCGGTGTATCCGCAGCATCGCCAGGTTGCCAGGCCGGTGCAGGGCTTCGTCGACTTCCTTAAAACGCGGCTGATGCAGCTCTAG
- a CDS encoding sigma-70 family RNA polymerase sigma factor yields the protein MIDAAPPEHSLPALYRDHRGWLEGWLRRRLGNAWDAADLSQDTFLRVLASAQPLADIREPRAYLLTVGKRLLSNFHKRRSLEQAYLDALAQLPEASLPSPEQRWILLETLQALDELLDGLKAPVRKAFLWSQLEGLGYVEIAERLQVSERTVKRYMAQAYEHCLLAQL from the coding sequence ATGATCGATGCCGCGCCACCGGAGCACAGCCTGCCTGCCCTGTACCGTGACCATCGGGGCTGGCTGGAAGGTTGGTTGCGTCGGCGCCTGGGCAATGCCTGGGATGCGGCCGACCTGAGCCAGGACACCTTCCTGCGGGTGCTTGCCAGCGCCCAGCCGCTGGCCGATATCCGCGAACCCCGGGCTTACCTGCTGACTGTGGGAAAACGCCTGCTGAGCAACTTCCACAAGCGGCGCAGCCTGGAACAGGCCTACCTCGATGCCTTGGCGCAGTTACCCGAAGCCAGCCTGCCTTCGCCGGAGCAGCGCTGGATACTGCTGGAAACCCTGCAGGCCCTGGACGAACTGCTTGATGGCCTCAAGGCACCGGTGCGCAAGGCGTTTTTGTGGAGCCAGCTCGAAGGCTTGGGTTACGTCGAGATTGCCGAGCGCTTGCAGGTGTCTGAACGCACTGTCAAACGCTATATGGCGCAGGCGTACGAACATTGCCTGCTGGCGCAATTGTAA
- a CDS encoding alpha/beta hydrolase: MNIVHKTLAASLLALSVSNAFAAGSPGVEQHTQAFLEALEKGGGKPLEQLNPKDARAVLTGAQASVKVDLSGIEVKERTIQANGEAIKLQIVRPANVKGELPVFMFFHGGGWVLGDFPTHQRLIRDLVVGSGAVAVYVDYTPSPEAHYPTAINQAYAATQWVAEHGKDIGVDGKRLAVAGNSVGGNMAAVVALKAKEAGTPALRFQLLLWPVTDASFETGSYKQFAEGHFLTTGMMKWFWDNYTTDAKAREQIYASPLRASSEQLKGLPPALVQTAEFDVLRDEGEAYARKLNAAGVTVTSVRYNGMIHDYGLLNPLNQVPAVKAAMRQAAGELKVHLQ, translated from the coding sequence ATGAACATTGTCCACAAAACCCTCGCCGCCAGCCTGCTTGCGCTGTCCGTTTCCAACGCTTTTGCGGCCGGTAGCCCAGGCGTGGAGCAGCACACCCAAGCCTTCCTTGAAGCGCTGGAGAAAGGCGGTGGCAAGCCGCTTGAGCAACTCAACCCGAAAGATGCCCGCGCCGTACTGACCGGTGCCCAGGCTTCGGTGAAGGTCGACTTGTCGGGTATCGAGGTCAAGGAACGCACCATTCAGGCCAATGGCGAGGCGATCAAATTGCAGATCGTGCGCCCGGCCAATGTCAAAGGTGAGTTGCCGGTGTTCATGTTCTTCCACGGTGGCGGTTGGGTGCTGGGCGACTTCCCGACCCACCAGCGGTTGATCCGCGACCTGGTGGTCGGCTCTGGCGCCGTCGCGGTGTACGTGGACTACACGCCGTCCCCCGAGGCGCACTACCCCACCGCCATCAACCAGGCATACGCCGCCACCCAGTGGGTGGCCGAGCATGGCAAGGACATCGGTGTGGACGGCAAGCGCCTGGCGGTAGCCGGCAACAGCGTCGGCGGCAACATGGCGGCGGTGGTTGCACTCAAGGCCAAAGAAGCCGGCACCCCGGCGCTGCGTTTCCAGTTGCTGTTGTGGCCGGTGACCGATGCCAGCTTCGAAACCGGCTCGTACAAGCAGTTTGCCGAAGGGCACTTCCTGACCACCGGGATGATGAAATGGTTCTGGGACAACTACACCACCGACGCCAAAGCCCGCGAGCAGATCTACGCCTCGCCACTGCGGGCCAGCAGCGAGCAGCTCAAAGGCTTGCCGCCAGCGCTGGTGCAAACGGCCGAGTTCGATGTGCTGCGTGACGAGGGCGAGGCGTATGCCCGCAAGCTGAATGCGGCGGGGGTAACGGTGACCTCGGTGCGGTACAACGGGATGATTCATGACTACGGGCTGCTGAACCCGTTGAACCAGGTGCCGGCGGTGAAGGCCGCGATGCGGCAGGCGGCTGGGGAGTTGAAGGTGCATTTGCAGTAA
- a CDS encoding polymorphic toxin type 44 domain-containing protein produces the protein MRFMLIEGKQQAVDGDLTTTGATCQASGPHYRVKGCQVLRQGDKTTPCPRCGEVGTLIEGVQSFMIEGRATVVDGALVACGCPSGSNRVMAIGGLAQSASPTPTEQASPAEISNRTSFITPTKYEPSEKTSKVGACDHFDMMEAVANFIAGEMNRNITHPSVLKMKKLTSFDGQDEKATFQKLPWYARLLPPNFQAMEKGNIAAAMALWVERVGQNRPWDHKAAIGQQFGGAWQKQGEVDYFYDIWSNIHYGYVGRAGGLSESVLLDGAGLEQIASDSIRKIQKWDERKGPHRSADIDGVRAWDDIGDRVAISIGVNLYKHHPTGGITARLLMAEVLALPRSSWGDGIRDHICK, from the coding sequence ATGCGATTCATGTTGATTGAAGGGAAGCAGCAAGCCGTTGATGGTGACCTGACCACCACGGGCGCCACCTGTCAGGCCAGCGGCCCGCATTACCGGGTCAAAGGCTGCCAAGTGCTTCGCCAGGGGGACAAGACCACGCCATGTCCGCGGTGCGGTGAGGTTGGCACGCTGATCGAGGGTGTGCAGTCGTTCATGATCGAAGGGCGTGCGACCGTTGTAGATGGGGCGTTGGTCGCCTGCGGCTGCCCCAGTGGCAGTAACCGGGTCATGGCCATCGGAGGTCTTGCACAATCGGCTAGCCCTACGCCCACTGAGCAGGCGAGTCCGGCGGAAATATCAAACCGCACAAGCTTCATTACCCCCACCAAATATGAGCCATCGGAAAAGACTTCAAAGGTTGGTGCTTGCGATCATTTCGACATGATGGAGGCGGTGGCAAACTTTATTGCTGGGGAAATGAACCGCAATATCACACATCCTTCCGTGCTAAAGATGAAGAAGCTGACCAGTTTTGACGGGCAAGATGAAAAAGCAACGTTTCAAAAGCTCCCTTGGTACGCACGCCTTTTACCCCCTAATTTCCAGGCAATGGAGAAGGGAAATATCGCTGCTGCTATGGCGCTTTGGGTTGAGAGGGTTGGTCAAAACCGGCCATGGGATCACAAGGCGGCCATCGGACAACAATTTGGAGGGGCTTGGCAGAAGCAAGGCGAAGTTGACTACTTCTATGACATTTGGTCGAACATCCATTATGGCTATGTCGGGCGGGCTGGTGGCCTGTCGGAAAGCGTTCTTCTGGATGGAGCGGGGCTTGAGCAGATTGCTTCAGACTCCATTCGGAAAATTCAAAAGTGGGATGAACGTAAAGGGCCTCACCGCTCTGCAGATATCGACGGGGTACGGGCTTGGGATGACATAGGCGATCGTGTCGCAATCAGTATTGGTGTCAATCTGTACAAGCATCACCCAACCGGCGGGATTACGGCAAGGTTACTCATGGCAGAAGTACTAGCATTGCCACGTTCAAGTTGGGGAGATGGCATACGTGATCACATTTGCAAGTAA